Proteins encoded together in one Anoxybacillus flavithermus window:
- the gcvH gene encoding glycine cleavage system protein GcvH, producing the protein MSIPKELRYSQEHEWVRVEGNTVRIGITDFAQSELGDIVFVELPEVGAQLTANEPFGSVESVKTVSELYAPISGKVVAVNEELNDNPEYVNESPYDKAWMIVIEPSDLSEVDNLLTAEQYEQMINQE; encoded by the coding sequence ATGAGCATTCCAAAAGAGCTACGTTATTCACAAGAACATGAATGGGTGCGTGTCGAAGGAAATACAGTTCGCATTGGGATTACGGACTTTGCCCAGTCAGAACTCGGCGATATCGTATTCGTTGAATTGCCAGAAGTGGGGGCGCAACTGACAGCAAATGAGCCATTTGGTAGCGTGGAGTCAGTGAAAACTGTGTCTGAATTATATGCCCCAATTAGCGGAAAAGTCGTAGCTGTGAACGAAGAGTTAAACGACAACCCAGAGTATGTAAACGAATCACCATATGATAAAGCGTGGATGATCGTCATTGAGCCAAGCGATTTAAGTGAAGTGGACAACCTATTAACGGCAGAACAATACGAACAAATGATTAATCAAGAGTAA